The following is a genomic window from Meriones unguiculatus strain TT.TT164.6M chromosome 7, Bangor_MerUng_6.1, whole genome shotgun sequence.
GGAGGGAAGCTCATCTAGTCCAACCCTGGCTCTTTGGACCCCGCTAGGCCTAGGTCATCTTCTGGTCCCGAGAGCGGACTTTCTTGGCTGGCCGACGTGCGAGATGCAAGCCGGGAAGGTCTGTGCCGCAAGTCCGGGGGATGAGGGTCGCTCCTTAGAAACGCGGAGAACAGCTGTGTGGGGGCAGGGCTGAGAGCGAGCCTCTTCGCACGGCTCCACAACGACTCCCGGCGTGCACTGCGGCGCGCTGGGTCACTCTGCACCTGCGCGGTAGCCGCTGAACGCCGTGGAGTCCGCTAGAGTGGGTCGGGAAGGCTGAAAGTGCTCAGCGTTCCGGGTGGCGTCTAGCAGCGTCCTTCCTCGCTTCGTGTAGATTGCTAGGCCTTTCAAGCACGCTTACTCACATTGCAGGTCCGCGGTGCCCTGCGTACATCTCTCAGGTGGCCTGTTGGTCCAGACATGCACCTAGGGCAAGGGGAAGCTGTGACACTTAGGTTAGCAATCAGTCACTTGTGGTGTCTTCCCAGGTTTttagttttgtctttgttttgttggctTGGCCCTAAGAAACAATGTCTTGCTATGCAGTCCAACCTGGTTTTGCACTCGCGACTCTCCTGCTTTCGCCTTCCCAGTACTCGGTTTCCAAGCCGCGGCGTCGGAGCCTCCCGGGTTTAAGTCTTCTCTAGTCCCTTCTAGGACCATTGTATTTAAATTGTTGTTGGAATAGGACAGGAAATCTGTTTTAAAAGGGACTCAGTTGAGTCGCTTAAGCATAAAATTTGAGGGCCCTTACGAATGAAGGTCGCATATTAGATGCAACGGACATTGCAAAAGGTTAATATTGTATCGATTTTCCACATACGTGATTTTCGGGTTTTTAGTCATGTAAGATACGGCATAAAAACAGCTGGGGATGTATGTCGCTCCGAAGTAGACCCCCGCATGGGCTGAATCTCCCACAACTACAAAActgcaaataaaatttaaaatcaccAGAATGCATAGTTGAGTTGGAAAGGGAATCCTTACAGGTGTGCTGATTATACCGACGTTCTGCTTGATATTAAAATGTGGCTGTGCAAGTGCAAAAGTCACCGGACAGCTTGCTGTTCGCCCTTCGCTGTGGTTTTTCTTCCCCTGACTCCCTTATCTGTGGTCTGCCTTGGTTCAAAGGGAACCTTGGTTCAATACAAAATTTCAGAGACAAAGTTTGAAATTGCAAGTCCTTCCGAGTAGTGTGGTGAACTCTCACCCAGCAAAGGTGGGTTCACACTGTAAATTGCCCCTTTGTCTAGTGGATTCATGCTGTCCGGTCTACCCAGCTTATAAGTCACTTAGATGTCTGAGCACTTAGGCTCTCAACATATTGTAGTGCTTGTGTAAGTAACCTTTGTTTTACATACTATTGACCTCAAAGCCCAAGAGTAGTGATCTTGGCAATTTTAAGcaaaagtaaattattaaaattattctatCTTATTATTATTGCTCATCTCTTCAAGTGTCTGATTTGTAAATTAAaccttatgtatgtatgttcatctGTATGTGATGGTTGGTGTCAGTCTGGCAGATCTAGGGTCACGAAGGAGACAAGCGTCCAGACACACTCCTAAGAGAGTTTCTGAGTTAGGTCAGCCTCTCTCATACCTGAAAAGGATTGTCTTTATCAgattgattgatgtgggagggtgaCACCATTCCCTGGGCTAGGTCTGAGCCTGTAAGAAAGGGAAGTTAGCAGAGCACCAACACACATTCATTGTTCTGTTTCATGCTGTGAAAGTGATGCTACCAGCTGTTTCATGCTGCTGTCTTCACACACCCACTCCAGGCTGGACTCTATCTTGATATATAAACCAAACTAAACCACCGTTTTTTAGGCAGACttggtcagggtattttatcataacaacagggaaaaaaaactAAGATGACATAAGAAAAAAGCATAATGGGGCAGGGTTTGGGTCATGCATGGTTTCAGGCATCCACGAGAGGTCTTTGAAGGCATAACCTGAAGTATACGACTATAATATAGACATAGAACAGAAGTTGCCTAAGAGATTTGGTTTCCTACATATGGGCCAGAAGGAGGGTAGTAGCAGTTACTATGACTCTAGTCACCCTTGGTTACCTCTGGTCACTTAAGGTGTGTAGCACACATTGTATAAGGCATCCTTGAGCAGTTCTGCTTATGTTTGCCCCTCTCTCATGGTCAGTGTCTCCAGAGTCTCTCTTCCACCCACCGCTCACCAAGCCTTCCTAGATAACAAAAGAGATGCCTCTCCCAATAAAATCCATTATGGTCTCCCAAGTCCCCCACGGACATTCACTATGAATCACTGGTCCTGTGTGCCATGACCATCTTCACTTTGCCCACAAGGCAACTGACCTGAGCGTGGGAACTGCTCTGAGAGAACCTGGGCCCTACTCACTGCCTTACTCTTCTGGAATACTGTGTGGGTGGCACAGGGCTGAGGAAACTGGGATGCGTAATATCTTAGTATGAGGAGGTCGTAGAAGGAGAGGGAACACAGATGAAGTATCTATAGTCCAGGGAGTGGTAGGTGATCTAAATGTCAATTTCTATTGCATCTTTGTCTTTGAGTATTGTCTATAGGAAGAGTGCTGATTGCCATTTCCTGAGTCCTGCTATAAAATGGAACCCAGGAAACACCAGAGAAATTAACTTCTAGTTCCTTTAATTTTAGATCACATATTCTAGGGGCCTAAAGGTAACAAAATTCGTGGTAGCCCAGAGGGCATACTCAGACTGAAGGGGGTCATTTATGTGCTCCAATCAGTTGTTACTATTTAAGAGCCTAACTCCACTGTCTCCtgagtttttaaaagagaaaaagaagaaaaaaagacaagattTGTGTATGAAATATCCTggttttagccaggcatggtagtatgctcctttaatcccagtacgtggggaggcagaggcagccttctcggcaaagtgagtccaggacagccaaggctatacagagaaaccctgtcttgaaaaaccaaaaaaagaaaaaagaaaaaaaaaatcctggttttaaaatattgacagttacctgaaaacttaaaaaaaaaaaatagtacccCCTGTTTacaattaaattttattacatcCAGATAAACACTTCATAAATTGAAGATTGTAAAAATACACTTCCTATATCTAAACCTACCAAACATACAACTTACTGTACATGTGTTCAGAACACTTGCATTAGCCCGAAGTTGCACAAAACGCAAAGCCTTTTTGACTCTGAAATGTGTACTACCCCATGTACTTACATCCTCTACCCCACACTGTGCTGCGGGCGGAAACCaaggctaggcaagtgctctaccgagaggagggaagggaagggcagggacggagaggagagagagaaagaccttctCCTGGGAGCCACGGCATCTGACGTCCCAACACCACGGGTAGTCATTCTGTAGCATGATGGGGCATAAGACACTACGCAAAGACACTGGcagcagggactggagagatggctcagtggttaagatcactcactgaggacctgggttctgttcccgaCACTCGCGTGGCTAGtaccagaggatctgacactttctcctggcctccatagacactaggcatgcacatggttcatatacacacatgtaagcTGTGTACAGACAAAAACAGGTGCTGGGAGAGACGGCCCAGCAGgtaagagtgcatacagctcttaGAGCATATGTCATCCCCCaccacccacgtggcagctcacaaccatctataattcatttaaaaataatggagATATTTTCAAAGACTTAGATTTGTTGttttgagtctgtgtgtgtgtcgtgtATGCGTGtaggtatgtgaatgtgagtgcCGATGCCAGTGGAGAccaggcattggatcccttggagctggagctgcaggattttgtgagctgcctggggtgcatgctgggaaccaaaccctatACCTTaggagagcagcaagtactcttaaaccattgagctatccctccagcccCGTAAAAGTAAATCTAAAACACTCACAGCAAGGTACACTAAAGACTGTTGTTTTTTGTGTCTGTGGTCCCCGCCCCCCCACTTCTCCCTACCCCCTGCTAATAATCAGTTCATAATCACCAAGCTATAGCTAACTGTCAGTGCCCAGCCTGGAAAAGAccaaaattcaaaatttgaagTACAGTTTCTAAACCAAATGCATATTACTTTCTCATCATTTTAAAGTCGAAAAGTTGTTAAGTAAGTTTGGAGCCATTGGTTCTGTGAAATACAGACAGGGCCCTTGTGAACCTCTAGCTTGCAACCTCACCTTGGTGGCAAGTGGGCATATCTGCCATCTTTTTATGAGGCTATCTCAGAGTGGGGAGCTTCCACCAAACATAATAAATAAGAAGCCTGGTCTTTGTCAGAAGTGGAAGGAACTTCTGTCGTTTTAGGGCAGCCGTTTGTTTTCTAAATTAAGGAACAGAAGACCAGAGAAGGCAGGAATTTGTGTCTGGTCACATCCAGCTGCTTCCTGTACCAGGTCTAGACCCTGAGTATGCCTGCTCTGAGCCAGTTTCACCACAGACTTTCCCTCAAAGCCATGCTATACTGTATGCCCGAGTGCCAAACTTGCTCCAAAAGAAACCTCCCACAAGTTGAAAAGATGCCCTTTCTGACCAGAGTCCAGGGTCCTCTGGTGCCCTCTAGCCTGCCTTTCCCATTGGCTTCTGGGACCCACCCCTTTGGGTTCCTCCCCCTGCCTCACAGCTCTGAGAAGACATTTTCTTGAGAGGCACAGCACTATGACTGAGAAGGTAAGGCTAGCACTTAAAACTGCTTCCTCCTGAGGGCCACTTGTACCTCAGGAACCCATAGCAGCACAACCAGGACCCAGGGCAGTCCTTGAGTTGCTAAGGTGCAGGCTGGAGGAAGGAGGCCAGTGCAGTGGGAAGAAACTGGTGTTTAGAGCCTTTTACCCCTGGGGGCCTGTGCCTGGTTCCAGCGGGGAGGAGGGGGTTTCTATGGCTGGAAACCTGCTAAGCTTGAGTTAATGTCCaccctcatcctctctctctctctttcctcagcCTGTCCTCTATTCCTATTTCCGAAGCTCCTGTTCATGGAGAGTTCGGATCGGTAAGAGCTCAGCTCCTGGAAGGGGTGGGATTGGAGGTGGGGTTTAGGACAGAGGACTTCAAACCCACCCTCGTCCCCCAGCAACCAGCATCCCTGTTCTCCTGGAGCCTCGATCTCTGAATGTCACATCCACCCAAAAAGGATAgtggaagtgggaggaagggggTTGTTTTTCCCCTCGAGAATGCTACTCCTGTCACTGCACTCCAGAGCCCCTAGGCAACCATGCCCAGAGCAGGTTCACAAGATCCAGAAGTCCCTAGTAACTGGCAGGGGAGCAGCTGGCCTCCCTCTGTTCTTATCTTATTTGATCTGGCTAATCAAACAGAACTGTTTGAAGTTGACCACAGTGGTTTCAGGAAAGCAGAAGCTGGAGCCGTCTGCTTTAGGCTGGGTCTGACCCTTCCATCGTCCATTGAGCACAACTGTTGGCAAAGGCCACCATCCCAGCAGTGCATACCAAAGGACTCTGTGCCCAGTGCTTCTGTGTGCATGACTCCCTTTCCACCTCCATGATcataggagggaggggctgttCGTGTCCCCATTGTACAGACAAGACAATTAAGGCACAAGAAGCTTAGTTAACTTGCCCTGGATCACGCAGCTAAGAGGAAATCCTGCAGTTTGAACCATGTAGTCTGGCTCAAGTCCATGCTCATTTGCTTTGATCTGACACCAGCAATTGAACACAGAGCCTTGAACATGTCCTTCCACTAAGCTACATCCCTAGCCAGATCCCACACTTTCAACTACTGCACAGTGCCACCTGACAGATTGGGGAAACCGAAGCACAGACACTCATTAAGTTACTTGCCCAAGGCCATACACCTAATAATTGAATATGGTAGGATTTGAGCCCAAGCAGGCAGTCTCCAGTTTTGCTATAACTGCAGAGCCATCACCAGTGACTATCACCTACCTCACAGTCCTCTCCTACCTTATCTGAGCTGGAAGTCAAAGCTTGGTAGAGCAttcatgcttctgcctccctctctgcctAAATTTTACCCCAAAGCAAAGCTGACCAGCAGAGAGGAAGCTCCTGGCATCACCCCGAGAGGGCTGTCCTTGAGAGTCTAATTAGAAGTCATTCTCTAACTCCACTCTGGTCTCTCCCAGCTCTGGCGTTAAAGGGCATTGACTATGAGACGGTACCCATCAACCTCATAAAAGATGGCGGGCAACAGGTAAGGAGGCTGTCCCGGGCCCACATGAAGATTGGACCTGGAGGGGAACCTGTATTGTATGGTTCCTATGGCTGCAGAGGCTTCTCCTGGATCTCCTGAGCAGAAATAAGAGCCATGGCTCAGTGCCAGCCTTTTTGAGAGTAGTGGCAATGGGGCCTTTCTCTGTACTAAACCCTCTCAGTGGATGACTGAGGTAGGAGCTGAGTTGAGTGCAGAAAAACCATTTAGCCAGACCTTTGGGGTAAAACTTGTACCTTAGGAGTCTACAATACTTCATGGATCCCCAGAGATTAGAGATTAACCTGGTCTTGGGAACCAACTCCTTCTCCAGGGACAAGAAATACAGATTGGTGCTAGGTCAGCAGTTTTCCTACTTGCCTGGTTCTGCTTTAGGCAACTCAAGCTAGACCACTCAGTCCACCACGGCCTTGTCTCCACAGTTCTCTGAGGAATTTCAGACCCTGAATCCCATGAAGCAAGTGCCAGCCCTGAAGATTGATGGAATCACCATCAATCAGTCAGTGAGTAGGGGTGGGTGGAGGTGGCGGATTTCTGAATGAGGGGACCTGACATCTCTTCCTAACTCGCAAGTAACGGAACACCGAGCAGAATAAGGACTCATTAAGTATATGGTAGAGGGAAGGCGAGAGGAAGGTTGAGCTTGTGGGGACCCAAGTTCAGCAGTGTCCCTAAAGGACCTTTACAGTGCTCCAGTTGAGGAGGGCAAAAGAGGGAGTGGCGGTACCACTGCAAGAACGGGTTTGCTGGCCTCTCCCCTCGGGTCCAGGGATCCTAAGTCCTCTTCCCGCCTCAATGTTCCCTCTGGACAGCTAGCCATCGTGGAGTACCTGGAAGAGACTCGGCCCATCCCACGGCTCCTGCCTCAGGACGCACAGAAAAGGGCCATCGTGCGCATGATTTCTGACCTCATTGCTAGCGGCATCCAGCCCCTTCAGGTTAGGCGCTATTACACTGCACCCTTGTGCACCTCTCAGTCATCTCTGCATATTCAGCGATGAACCATAGTGAGATGTTCCGCTGGTGGATGGGGGAAACAGGAGGACAAAGAAAAACTGTCAGGGGTCTTGACCTAGAccacatggcagaagagggcaagGATCCCAGAAGTCTTCCATCAGCACGGGTGCCCAACTCTGCACTTATTCCTAGGAGCATAGAGGTGTCTGAGGCAGGGAAAGGGGTAGGGCAGCAGGTTTAGGTCCAGCCTTCAGCCTGGGCAGCGCCCACTCATCTGCTCTATACTGTATGTGCAGGTAGGCCTTGCTTTACCATGCTTTGCTTTACTGGACTTCACAGATTGCGTTTTAGGTTCTTGCTTGGTTTATTATTAATTGAAGGGTTATGGCAGCCCTTCACTGAGCAGGTCTATTGGtatctctttttttctaatgatttttttgatcATTAATCTATTTcagtaataaattattttaaaattaagatacaTACAATTTCAGACATTTTGACTCTATACACTCAGTAGACCAGCATAATGTAAACAGAACTTTTCATAACCACTGAGAAACCAAGAAAGTCCATGTAAATTGCTTTATTACCGTGTATGCTGTTTTTCCTAGTCTGGACCTAAACCCCTATCTCCACAGCATGCTGATACTAGGATTCTTGTCaggcttttgttttggttggttggttgattggttggttggttggttggttggttggattttttgagacagggtttctctttgtagctttgctttgtagaccaggctggcctcaaactcacagaggtctgcctgcctctgccttcttgagtgctggaattacaggcgtgtggcactgtgcccagcctttttttgttgttgttgttttaaaagtatttcaAAAGCATTCATCCGTGATAAAACTTCTACTTTGTAAGGTGATGGCTCTAGAAAGGAGC
Proteins encoded in this region:
- the Gstz1 gene encoding maleylacetoacetate isomerase isoform X1, yielding MTEKPVLYSYFRSSCSWRVRIALALKGIDYETVPINLIKDGGQQFSEEFQTLNPMKQVPALKIDGITINQSLAIVEYLEETRPIPRLLPQDAQKRAIVRMISDLIASGIQPLQNLSVLKQLGQENQIPWAQKAITSGFTALEKILQSTAGKYCVGDEVSMADVCLVPQVANAERFKVDVSQYPTISHINKALLALDAFQVSHPSRQPDTPAELRT
- the Gstz1 gene encoding maleylacetoacetate isomerase isoform X4 → MQAGKPVLYSYFRSSCSWRVRIALALKGIDYETVPINLIKDGGQQFSEEFQTLNPMKQVPALKIDGITINQSLAIVEYLEETRPIPRLLPQDAQKRAIVRMISDLIASGIQPLQNLSVLKQLGQENQIPWAQKAITSGFTALEKILQSTAGKYCVGDEVSMADVCLVPQVANAERFKVDVSQYPTISHINKALLALDAFQVSHPSRQPDTPAELRT